TCCGGGCAACATGGCCGAGCTTGCCAAAAAGATCGAAATTGTCTCGCGCGACTACGGCCTGCCATTGAACCCGCAGGACGTTGTTGCAGACCTTCCCGTCGGCATCCGCCAGCGCATCGAGATCGTTCGGTGCCTGTTGCAGGAGCCCCGGCTGATCATCATGGACGAACCCACATCCGTGCTGACACCCCAGGAGGCCGACCAGCTGTTTCTGACACTGGAACGGCTGGCGGGGGAGGGCTGCGCGGTCCTTTACATCAGCCACCGGCTGGAAGAGGTGAAGCGCATCTGCCACCACGCCACGATCCTGCGTCATGGCCAGGTGGTGCGCGAATGTGATCCCACGAAGGAAACACCGGCCTCTCTGGCCAGCATGATGGTCGGCTCCGATGTAGCTGCAGTCAGTGCAAGCGAGCAGAAACCGGATATCGGCGACGTGCGCCTGGGACTGAAGGGGCTGTCGGCAAGGGCTTCAACTCCCTTTGCGACTGCGCTCAACAACATTTCCCTGGATCTGAGATCGGGTGAAGTGGTGGCCATCGCGGGAGTCGCCGGCAACGGACAGGGCGAATTGTTCGACGCAATTTCAGGTGAAATGCAAGTCGCAGCTGCCATGGTCGAGTTGGACGGCAAAGCCTGTGGCACAAGAAACATCACCTGGCGGCGCAAACAGAATGCTGCCTTCGTGCCGGAAGAACGGCTCGGCCATGGGGCCGTCCCGGGCATGAAGCTGTCACAGAACATCGTTCTGACCCGGCACAGCACGGGCGACGGTCTTGTCAGTGGCGGTCTGGTTTCCGCAGCCCAGGCCGGCACAATGGAAAAACGCATCAAGCAGAATTTTGATGTGCGCATGTCCCACGACGATCCGGAAGCGCGCTCATTGTCAGGCGGCAACCTGCAAAAATTCGTTGTCGGCCGCGAGCTCGACCGCGAACCGGGTGTTCTGGTCGTCAACCAGCCAACCTGGGGCGTCGACGCCGGAGCCGCCGCTCTCATCCGGCAGGCTCTTATCGACCTTGCCCGCGCCGGGTCAGCCGTTCTGGTGATCAGCCAGGACCTCGATGAAATCTTTGAAATTGCAGATCGGATCGCCGTGATCTCCAGAGGATATCTCTCCGAAGCGGAACCTGCTGCCGACATGACCCGTGAACGGGTTGGCTTGCTTATGGCCGGCGGCGCAGAAACACAAGGGGAGGTCGCCTGATGCGGATCGAACTGGTCAAGCGCAAGGAACACAGCCAGGCGATGCTGCTGCTGTCGCCGTTGATTGCCGTCGGACTGACCGCAATCGCAGCCGGACTCATTTTCTCAATATCCGGCCATAACCCGTTCATCGCGCTCTATAAATTCTTCATTGAACCGCTGACGCAGCAATGGTCGCTCGAAGCAACGATCGACAAGGCGACACCGCTCATCCTGATCGGCTGCGGACTGGCGGTCTGTTATCTCTCGAACAACTGGAACATCGGCGCGGAGGGCCAGTTTGTCATTGGCGCCCTGTTCGGCTCCGCCTTGCCGGTCCTCTATCCGGAGTTCGAAAATTTCGCCACGCTGCCGCTGATGCTGGTCTTCGGAGCGATCGGGGGTGCCCTCTGGGCCATGATCCCGGCGCTCCTAAAAACCCGGTTCAACACCAACGAGATCCTCACAAGCCTGATGCTGGTCTATGTCGCCAGCCTTGTCCTGGATTACCTGGTGCGCGGCCCCTGGCGCGACCCGGGAGGGTATAATTTTCCGGAATCCCGGATCTTCTCCGACGCAGCGACGTTGCCGCAGGTCTTCGGCGGTCTGATGAGCCTGGCGACACCGATCACCATCGTGGTTGCGCTTGTCCTCGCGCTCGTACTTGCCAGGACACTGAAAGGTTTCGAGATCCGTGTCATGGGCGAAAGCCCACGGGCCGGAAGCTTTGCCGGGTTCTCCTCCAAGCGTCTGACGATCTTCGCCTTTGCCCTGGCCGGTGCCCTTGCAGGCCTTGCCGGAACCATGGAAGTCTCCGGTTCCCTCAACCAGCTGCTGCCGAGCATCTCGCCGGGATACGGTTTTACGGCGATCATCGTCGCCTTTCTGGGGCGCCTTAACCCGTTCGGCATCATCGTCGCAGGCTTCGTGCTGGCGCTTTCGTATATTGGCGGTGAGGCCGTTCAATCCGCCATGGGTGTTTCCAACAAGATCGCAAGCGTGATCCAGGGCCTGCTCCTGTTCTTCGTGCTGGCCTGCGACACGCTCATTCTGTACCGCATCCGCATGGTGTCCCGCCGTGTTCCGACCGGGGAGGCCTCCCATGTTTGAAGCCGTTCTTCTGACCGTTATCACCGCGGCAACACCGCTTCTGATTGCCGCCGTGGGCGAACTTGTGGTCGAACG
This genomic interval from Labrenzia sp. VG12 contains the following:
- a CDS encoding ABC transporter ATP-binding protein, giving the protein MTSEAEKGSDSQDRSEKDTLLDARGLTKRFGDILANDNVDLMINKGEIHALLGENGAGKSTLVKMFYGSLEPDGGEIHWNGRRVDIGNPAVARELGIGMVFQHFSLFEALNVVENIALALPNPGNMAELAKKIEIVSRDYGLPLNPQDVVADLPVGIRQRIEIVRCLLQEPRLIIMDEPTSVLTPQEADQLFLTLERLAGEGCAVLYISHRLEEVKRICHHATILRHGQVVRECDPTKETPASLASMMVGSDVAAVSASEQKPDIGDVRLGLKGLSARASTPFATALNNISLDLRSGEVVAIAGVAGNGQGELFDAISGEMQVAAAMVELDGKACGTRNITWRRKQNAAFVPEERLGHGAVPGMKLSQNIVLTRHSTGDGLVSGGLVSAAQAGTMEKRIKQNFDVRMSHDDPEARSLSGGNLQKFVVGRELDREPGVLVVNQPTWGVDAGAAALIRQALIDLARAGSAVLVISQDLDEIFEIADRIAVISRGYLSEAEPAADMTRERVGLLMAGGAETQGEVA
- a CDS encoding ABC transporter permease — its product is MRIELVKRKEHSQAMLLLSPLIAVGLTAIAAGLIFSISGHNPFIALYKFFIEPLTQQWSLEATIDKATPLILIGCGLAVCYLSNNWNIGAEGQFVIGALFGSALPVLYPEFENFATLPLMLVFGAIGGALWAMIPALLKTRFNTNEILTSLMLVYVASLVLDYLVRGPWRDPGGYNFPESRIFSDAATLPQVFGGLMSLATPITIVVALVLALVLARTLKGFEIRVMGESPRAGSFAGFSSKRLTIFAFALAGALAGLAGTMEVSGSLNQLLPSISPGYGFTAIIVAFLGRLNPFGIIVAGFVLALSYIGGEAVQSAMGVSNKIASVIQGLLLFFVLACDTLILYRIRMVSRRVPTGEASHV